The following are from one region of the Anaeropeptidivorans aminofermentans genome:
- the coaW gene encoding type II pantothenate kinase codes for MELILGIDVGGSTTKIVAFDRNKNSKGTLQVKAGDQLTSLYGALGHFLKINNLSLTDISEIALTGVGASLMDENIYNIPTFKVNEFEAIGKGGLFLSGLSRALIVSMGTGTAYVQADQSTFRHIGGTGVGGGTLVGLSWKLLKEDNIPLVSSMALKGNLRNVDLSVGDISKITIPSLPPYTTAANFGKIEHTASREDMAYALINMVLQTVGMMAVFACIHTEPQSIVLTGTLTTLHQAEKVFEELGALHHKTFIIPENSVFATAIGAVLCRIENKE; via the coding sequence TTGGAATTAATTCTTGGAATTGATGTAGGCGGTTCTACTACAAAAATTGTAGCCTTTGACCGCAATAAAAATAGTAAAGGCACCCTTCAGGTAAAGGCAGGCGATCAGCTTACTTCTCTTTACGGTGCATTGGGCCATTTCCTTAAAATAAACAATCTTTCATTAACGGATATTTCTGAGATAGCCCTTACGGGTGTTGGGGCAAGCCTTATGGATGAAAATATTTATAATATTCCCACGTTTAAAGTAAACGAATTTGAGGCTATTGGTAAAGGCGGTCTTTTTCTTTCCGGCCTTTCCAGAGCCCTTATCGTAAGTATGGGAACAGGCACCGCCTATGTACAGGCAGATCAGAGTACCTTTCGCCACATAGGGGGAACAGGCGTCGGCGGCGGAACCTTAGTCGGCCTTTCATGGAAACTTCTAAAAGAAGATAATATTCCTTTGGTTTCTTCTATGGCCCTTAAGGGAAATTTGAGAAATGTAGATCTTTCCGTAGGCGATATCAGTAAAATTACCATTCCTTCCTTGCCGCCTTATACCACGGCAGCCAACTTCGGCAAGATAGAGCATACAGCTTCCAGAGAAGATATGGCTTATGCCCTTATTAATATGGTGCTTCAAACTGTAGGCATGATGGCTGTTTTTGCCTGCATCCATACGGAGCCTCAAAGCATCGTTCTTACGGGGACCCTGACCACTCTGCATCAGGCAGAGAAAGTATTTGAAGAACTGGGGGCTCTCCATCATA